The Montipora capricornis isolate CH-2021 chromosome 6, ASM3666992v2, whole genome shotgun sequence genome has a window encoding:
- the LOC138050674 gene encoding MRN complex-interacting protein-like — MVQEFIILRCFSCTTFQVHQVKKSKKWTCKVCGEKQSVKKVYAQGSGQECRKHVQRLNMKCGELQMAKDLILTHSSDENSDTCSFSENVVGVEPVEDITCETRTRLHHGESKWKKFMEVSSCDQDEEDFGTFDVTTVRDVFGKDTTKGKRKLVQKCPTTDHHHKQKRLKKNSKGNAENNLRDHTSSSKSCEDVASPKQYTSSGPHSNGMLSYSNLQLNPENSQKRCNVYFAKVTRDSAPEEGDSVITAEQKMPSFSTTSIWTKYLPISSSETKEPASTHLAVATSSFLEKKGLPPHPCSEISQSYRQCSAILADCDPNSCKAESFLAEDLFQVDDKLEEEWWNTI, encoded by the exons ATGGTTCAAGAGTTTATAATTCTCAGATGTTTCTCATGTACTACTTTCCAAGTTCATCAG GTAAAGAAGAGCAAAAAGTGGACTTGCAAGGTTTGTGGAGAGAAACAGTCTGTTAAAAAGGTCTATGCACAAGGCAGTGGTCAGGAGTGCCGCAAGCATGTACAAAGACTCAATATGAAATGTGGGGAACTTCAAATGGCCAAGGACTTGATCTTGACACACAGCAGTGATGAAAACAGTGATACATGCAGTTTTTCTGAAAACGTGGTTGGCGTTGAGCCTGTTGAGGACATAACTTGTGAAACAAGAACAAGACTACATCATGGAGAGAGCAAATGGAAAAAGTTTATGGAAGTCTCTTCTTGTGATCAGG ATGAAGAAGACTTTGGAACTTTTGACGTGACAACAGTGAGGGACGTTTTTGGTAAGGATACCACCAAAGGAAAGCGAAAATTGGTACAGAAATGCCCCACAACAGATCACCACCACAAGCAAAAGAGATTAAAAAAGAATTCCAAAGGCAATGCTGAAAATAACCTCAGAGATCACACGAGTTCTTCCAAATCCTGTGAGGACGTAGCATCACCAAAGCAGTACACTTCATCTGGGCCTCACAGCAATGGAATGCTTTCTTATTCTAATTTGCAGTTAAATCCTGAAAATAGTCAGAAGAGATGCAATGTGTATTTTGCAAAGGTCACAAGAGACTCTGCTCCAGAGGAAGGGGATTCAGTAATTACAGCAGAGCAAAAGATGCCATCTTTCTCCACTACTAGTATCTGGACAAAATATTTGCCCATTTCATCATCTGAAACCAAGGAACCAGCTTCCACCCATTTGGCTGTTGCAACTTCAAGTTTTCTTGAGAAGAAAGGATTGCCGCCTCACCCATGTTCTGAAATAAGCCAAAGTTACAGGCAGTGCTCAGCGATTTTAGCAGATTGTGATCCAAACAGCTGTAAAGCTGAATCTTTTCTTGCTGAAGATTTGTTTCAAGTGGACGACAAATTAGAGGAAGAATGGTGGAATACAATCTAA
- the LOC138052550 gene encoding uncharacterized protein: protein MSDSSEPYIKSEDISSTSFTSSACSELPLLVNRNKNRWLVAVVIVTSLIFIWGVASLPAIFYVNELPSPKEQHMNISVLPPPVIPCNNPLVWNEKRKMCEPRCAWVQFSHTEAISLKVVDNFSISVSLLGFILILATWIRIKQLRAFPHIIPLYIQGLSAVICFLIAVSNGMGGEKAFCSSKFLSVSLANPTMFCKVQGILMHYCYVALALWFLVYTINLVQMVYSDSLVSLRGHRNKLVHIVSSLICWLFPFVPIGIVLGSKTTSYAVVNLRFCYPNGSDIAFFTAPFIIEVAQGVGCTCLLVVVYKLFMLRDVSMVTGEQAELRQKKMMKVVKRLVFLMFAYAAIMALSFTPLSVLQRHAKLLEFYIKQYFGCLMYFTPPKCPKTYQKYTFTPFFIVSYLTSAFFALTTMFFLAFNKQSRKLWTFWWKRLASCCCGEPTNITVNT from the exons ATGTCAGATAGCTCAGAACCCTACATTAAATCAGAGGACATAAGCAGCACTTCCTTTACATCGTCTGCCTGTAGTGAATTACCGCTCCTCGTAAACAGGAATAAGAATCGATGGCTTGTGGCTGTCGTTATTGTCACCAGCCTGATATTTATATGGGGCGTAGCGTCACTTCCTGCTATATTCTACGTGAATGAATTGCCATCTCCCAAGGAACAACACATGAATATAAG TGTCTTGCCACCTCCTGTGATTCCATGTAACAATCCACTTGTTTGGAATGAAAAGAGGAAGATGTGTGAGCCTAGGTGTGCGTGGGTTCAGTTCTCACATACTGAAGCTATTTCTCTGAAAGTGGTTGACAACTTTTCAATCTCTGTTAGCCTTTTGGGCTTTATTCTTATCTTGGCAACGTGGATCAGGATAAAACAGCT GCGTGCATTTCCTCATATAATCCCATTGTATATTCAAGGCCTTTCAGCTGTTATTT GTTTCCTTATTGCAGTGTCAAATGGCATGGGAGGAGAAAAGGCTTTCTGCTCAAGCAAATTTCTCTCAGTGTCTCTTGCAAACCCCACCATGTTTTGCAAAGTGCAAGGGATATTGATGCATTATTGTTATGTTGCACTGGCTCTTTGGTTTCTTGTTTACACTATTAATTTAGTCCAG atGGTTTATTCTGATAGCCTTGTGAGCCTGCGTGGTCACAGAAACAAATTGGTACACATTGTTTCCTCTTTAATTTGCTGGTTGTTTCCATTTGTTCCCATTGGTATTGTGCTGGGTTCAAAGACTACGTCCTATGCTGTTGTGAACTTGCGATTCTGCTATCCCAATGGATCTGACATTGCATTCTTCACAGCACCTTTCATAATAGAAGTAGCACAAGGAGTTGGGTGTACTTGCTTGCTTGTGGTTGTTTACAAATTGTTCATG CTTCGTGATGTTTCCATGGTCACTGGTGAGCAAGCTGAATTGCGCCAGAAGAAGATGATGAAAGTTGTTAAGCGACTGGTGTTTCTGATGTTCGCATATGCTGCCATAATGGCACTTTCCTTTACTCCTCTTTCTGTATTACAGCGTCATGCAAAACTGCTTGAATTTTATATCAAGCAGTACTTTGGTTGTTTGATGTATTTCACCCCACCAAAGTGTCCCAAGA CCTATCAGAAGTACACCTTCACTCCCTTCTTCATTGTATCATATCTGACCTCTGCATTTTTTGCACTGACTACTATGTTTTTCCTGGCATTCAACAAGCAGTCACGTAAACTTTGGACCTTCTGGTGGAAAAGACTAGCAAGCTGCTGCTGTGGAGAGCCCACCAACATAACAGTGAACACTTAA